Proteins found in one Serratia plymuthica genomic segment:
- the gshB gene encoding glutathione synthase, with protein MIKLGIVMDPIASINIKKDTSFAMLLEAQRRGWELHYMEMNDLYLHAGDGRARTRLLNVKEDKESWFSFGTEQDLALQDLDVILMRKDPPFDTEYIYATYILERAEVKGTLVVNKPQSLRDCNEKLFTAWFPELTPDTLVSRSAAHIRKFHQQHGDIILKPLDGMGGASIFRVKQDDPNLSVIIETLTEHGSRFCMAQNFLPAIKEGDKRILVVDGEPVPYCLARIPAQGETRGNLAAGGRGEPRPLSESDWKIARAVAPTLKEKGLIFVGLDVIGDRLTEINVTSPTCAREIEAAFPVSITGMLMDAIEKRLAAK; from the coding sequence ATGATTAAGCTCGGCATCGTGATGGACCCTATCGCCTCCATCAATATCAAGAAAGACACCAGCTTCGCCATGCTGCTCGAAGCGCAGCGCCGTGGCTGGGAACTGCACTACATGGAGATGAACGATCTCTATCTGCACGCCGGTGATGGGCGCGCACGCACCCGCTTGCTGAACGTGAAAGAAGATAAAGAAAGCTGGTTCAGCTTCGGCACCGAGCAGGATCTGGCGCTGCAGGATCTGGACGTGATCCTGATGCGCAAGGATCCGCCATTCGATACCGAATACATCTACGCGACCTACATTCTGGAGCGCGCAGAGGTGAAAGGCACGCTGGTGGTCAACAAGCCTCAGAGCCTGCGCGACTGCAACGAGAAGCTGTTCACCGCCTGGTTCCCGGAACTGACGCCGGACACCCTGGTCAGCCGTAGCGCAGCCCACATCCGCAAGTTCCACCAGCAGCACGGCGACATCATCCTCAAACCGCTGGACGGCATGGGCGGCGCGTCCATCTTCCGCGTGAAGCAGGACGATCCTAACCTGTCGGTGATTATCGAGACCCTGACCGAGCATGGCAGCCGTTTCTGCATGGCGCAGAACTTCCTGCCGGCGATCAAGGAAGGCGATAAGCGCATTCTGGTGGTCGACGGCGAACCTGTGCCGTACTGCCTGGCGCGTATCCCGGCGCAGGGGGAAACCCGTGGTAATCTGGCGGCCGGTGGCCGTGGCGAACCGCGCCCTCTGAGCGAAAGCGACTGGAAAATTGCCCGCGCAGTGGCCCCGACGCTGAAAGAGAAAGGGCTGATTTTCGTTGGCCTGGACGTGATTGGCGATCGTCTGACCGAGATCAACGTCACCAGCCCAACCTGCGCGCGCGAAATCGAAGCGGCCTTCCCGGTTTCCATCACCGGCATGCTGATGGACGCGATCGAAAAGCGTCTGGCCGCGAAGTAA
- the rsmE gene encoding 16S rRNA (uracil(1498)-N(3))-methyltransferase translates to MRIPRIYHPQPLIDHAEIALSEDAANHVGRVLRMSAGQALQLFDGSNRVFDAEIVRVDKKSVQVQLSAGQLEDRESPLNLHLGQVISRGEKMEFTIQKSIELGVNVITPLFSERCGVKLDGERLAKKIQQWQKIAVAACEQCGRNRIPEIREAMQLEAWCAEQDGSLKLNLHPRASHSINTLPLPVDHVRLLIGPEGGLSADEIAMTTGYGFTDILLGPRVLRTETTALTAITALQVRFGDLG, encoded by the coding sequence ATGCGTATACCCCGCATTTATCACCCGCAGCCGTTGATCGACCATGCGGAAATCGCGCTGAGCGAAGACGCCGCCAACCACGTCGGGCGCGTGCTGCGCATGAGCGCCGGCCAGGCATTGCAGCTGTTCGACGGCAGCAACCGGGTGTTTGACGCCGAGATCGTTCGGGTTGATAAGAAAAGCGTGCAGGTGCAACTCAGCGCCGGCCAGTTGGAAGACCGCGAGTCACCGCTCAATCTGCACCTGGGCCAGGTGATTTCCCGCGGGGAGAAGATGGAGTTCACCATTCAGAAATCCATCGAACTGGGCGTTAACGTCATCACCCCGCTGTTTTCCGAACGCTGCGGCGTCAAGCTGGATGGCGAGCGTCTGGCGAAGAAAATTCAGCAATGGCAGAAAATCGCCGTTGCCGCCTGCGAACAATGCGGCCGTAACCGCATTCCGGAAATTCGCGAGGCCATGCAGTTGGAAGCCTGGTGCGCCGAGCAGGACGGCAGCCTGAAGCTTAACCTGCACCCGCGCGCCAGCCACAGCATCAATACCCTGCCGCTGCCGGTGGACCATGTCCGCCTGCTGATTGGGCCGGAAGGCGGGTTATCCGCCGACGAAATTGCGATGACCACAGGTTACGGATTTACTGATATCCTGCTGGGGCCACGCGTTCTGCGTACAGAAACCACAGCGCTCACCGCAATTACCGCTTTGCAGGTACGTTTCGGCGATCTGGGTTAA
- a CDS encoding helix-turn-helix domain-containing protein, with the protein MGTQENHIRDLLVWIEDNLTNPLSLDIVSAKSGYSKWYLQRLFKKQTGLSLASYIRARRLYLAAFALRFTRKSILDISVEYQFDNQQTFSRCFKKHFAESPSVYRHARKQDFSHLVRSLSAGQPGDIKVDRVTVDKGQYLLRGKNYAYHLDIEHLDKSHLHLRSAIKENFYKLLGGRPPLIYALTHLTPDGERVRVDYALGVDADSSVNVVPELEPLPDIYGDFCRFCYSGKPVALNDHVVQIYTQVLPELGLARREGPDLTLFSYSLNEREELHVELQHLVPVIPLG; encoded by the coding sequence ATGGGAACGCAGGAAAATCACATCAGGGATCTGCTGGTCTGGATTGAAGACAATCTGACTAATCCGCTGTCATTGGATATTGTGTCCGCCAAATCAGGCTACTCGAAATGGTATCTGCAGCGGCTTTTCAAAAAGCAGACCGGTCTGTCGCTGGCGTCGTATATTCGCGCCCGGCGTTTGTATCTGGCCGCTTTTGCTTTGCGTTTCACGCGCAAGAGCATTCTTGATATTTCCGTAGAATATCAATTCGATAACCAACAAACCTTTTCCCGCTGTTTCAAAAAGCACTTTGCCGAATCCCCCAGCGTCTACCGTCATGCCCGCAAGCAGGACTTCAGCCATCTGGTGCGCTCGCTGTCCGCCGGTCAGCCTGGCGATATTAAGGTCGATCGCGTCACCGTCGATAAAGGCCAGTATCTCCTCAGAGGGAAAAATTACGCCTATCACCTGGACATCGAACATCTGGATAAGTCGCATCTGCATCTGCGCAGCGCAATCAAAGAGAATTTCTACAAGCTGCTTGGCGGCCGTCCGCCGTTGATCTACGCGCTGACTCATTTGACGCCGGATGGGGAGCGGGTCAGGGTGGATTATGCTCTCGGTGTCGACGCGGACAGTTCGGTCAATGTCGTTCCCGAGCTGGAGCCGCTGCCGGACATCTACGGCGATTTTTGCCGCTTTTGTTATTCCGGCAAGCCGGTGGCACTCAACGACCACGTGGTGCAGATATACACCCAGGTATTGCCGGAGTTAGGTCTGGCCCGCCGGGAAGGACCCGACCTGACGTTGTTCAGCTATTCGCTCAATGAGCGGGAGGAGCTGCATGTGGAGCTTCAGCATCTGGTGCCCGTAATTCCTCTGGGCTGA
- a CDS encoding XdhC family protein: MQHLDITVIGQAISWLKQQPVWLCTVLNTYGSSPRSPGALLAATQSGHYCGSLSGGCVEEDFLRRVAAGEYLAASQVIRYGEGGLEPNVALPCGGVLDVLIEYLPAGDDSIGYLTKIAGALDGHHALVKHLTLPDACRNLELTDFASATQVERHGQQITLNIAAAPRLLIAGLSSVALYCADFAASLGFEVLVCENRPEALDNFAPQLRHGVTLLRQFPAKFIEDGGCHANTAIVALTHDPRMDDLTLMEAIHTPAFYIGAMGSLRNSARRRQRLQQIAEFSPQELERIHAPIGLALGSKTPAEIALAVMADIVQQKNRTPARPFSPEELRAPDAEAPHAAPPAH; the protein is encoded by the coding sequence ATGCAGCATCTTGATATCACCGTGATCGGCCAGGCGATAAGCTGGCTCAAACAGCAGCCGGTGTGGCTGTGTACCGTACTGAACACTTACGGCTCCTCGCCGCGATCGCCAGGCGCGCTGCTGGCGGCAACTCAGAGCGGGCATTACTGCGGCTCGCTGTCTGGCGGCTGCGTGGAAGAGGATTTTCTGCGGCGAGTGGCGGCCGGGGAGTATCTGGCGGCCAGCCAGGTGATCCGCTACGGTGAAGGCGGCCTGGAGCCGAACGTGGCGTTGCCCTGCGGCGGGGTGCTGGACGTGCTGATTGAATACCTGCCGGCCGGTGACGACAGCATCGGCTACCTGACAAAAATCGCCGGCGCGCTGGACGGACACCACGCGTTGGTCAAACACCTGACCTTGCCCGATGCCTGCCGCAATCTGGAACTGACCGACTTCGCCAGCGCCACCCAGGTGGAACGCCATGGGCAACAAATCACGCTCAATATCGCCGCTGCGCCGCGCCTGCTGATTGCCGGGTTATCGAGCGTGGCGCTGTATTGCGCCGATTTCGCCGCTTCGTTGGGGTTCGAAGTGCTGGTGTGCGAGAACCGCCCGGAGGCGCTGGATAATTTCGCCCCCCAGCTCCGGCACGGCGTGACGCTGCTGCGCCAGTTCCCGGCCAAGTTTATTGAGGACGGCGGATGCCACGCCAATACCGCCATTGTGGCGCTGACTCATGACCCGCGGATGGACGATCTGACGCTGATGGAGGCCATACACACCCCGGCATTTTATATCGGTGCCATGGGATCGCTGCGCAACAGCGCGCGCCGCCGCCAGCGCCTGCAGCAGATTGCCGAGTTCAGCCCCCAAGAGCTGGAGCGTATTCATGCGCCAATCGGGCTAGCGCTCGGCAGTAAAACGCCGGCGGAAATCGCCCTGGCGGTAATGGCCGATATCGTGCAACAGAAAAATCGCACGCCGGCCCGGCCTTTCAGCCCAGAGGAATTACGGGCACCAGATGCTGAAGCTCCACATGCAGCTCCTCCCGCTCATTGA
- a CDS encoding xanthine dehydrogenase family protein molybdopterin-binding subunit has translation MSNFNSSRRRFIKSAVIAGVSVYLAPLYSRAYAALFEQKILQSPNWDAHEKRVRFRIDGRAKVMGQKVFARDIRAVDMPHWPQKQAHAFILRVTKADRLFAGLDLSLLGDDLQPDRLVTAEDLARDGLAFPAFYGDDMLLPVGKTPAYLGQAAAILIYHDFARFRFAKDKLKFREDTLKYGAETGPLERDPWGTFRYVRVGGDQPFDDDRFSSLKDTPIFPVSMKKHLPVWPEGREGGKLDQEGMHYAGMIAAELQTPPDDWLVLSRRYTTQSVDTSALEPDNANGWFDEVTQTLHLVVPTQSPQEVADEMPRMLAKRNPPVKQLILHPCYTVGYGSKDHYNFPYYGAVAAMYGDGHPVRLANDRFEQFQTALKRHAFDMNYRIAVNRQTGVLQSFHAEMTADGGGRSNFTPSVVMVAATAAQSIYYFPKSDLSAVGLASRAIDAGSARGYGTLQSMAATEMMVDELAAELKIDPIEFRLRNVLKSGMKNTQGAIPAGAIRADEVLEKAAKHEMWLKRAERKAEFEGKNPGKRYGVGFGCVQKDFGTGAETSFARVELGEDGRIMLHHSGAEMGTGMSTSQSVLCAQWLGKPADEAHFSVTDWSVLPMTTSGDPYLMSQAEQDRSQTNPAWTPSYCSPSSASNSAYYFSHSTREAARLIFNQGLWPAAMALWQAGIGGGQAAPLVVRREDARWVEGGLTAAGMAVLSLETLAKKAYQMGGITGAAVHVFNRWQWAEADFTLGGDSERLPIDGLAVRNANGEFKTLPRTQVYYPPTQRNNAAVTYYSAVGTLAEVAVDIATGQVELLNHHSIMECGNLIVPELVSGQLQGGLAMGIGHALHEYLPLYEDGPGNGTWNFNRYHLPRASDVAVWKQTGEILPALSETDPPKGMAEVVMIPVVAALVNAIADATGHRFRDLPVRAENIREVLQ, from the coding sequence ATGAGCAATTTCAACTCGTCACGGCGTCGCTTTATAAAAAGCGCCGTGATAGCGGGGGTGTCCGTCTACCTCGCCCCCCTCTACAGCCGCGCCTACGCCGCGCTGTTTGAACAAAAGATCCTTCAGTCGCCTAACTGGGATGCCCATGAGAAACGCGTGCGTTTCCGCATTGACGGCCGTGCCAAGGTCATGGGACAGAAGGTGTTCGCCCGCGATATTCGCGCGGTCGATATGCCGCACTGGCCACAAAAGCAGGCGCACGCCTTTATTCTGCGCGTGACCAAGGCCGACAGGCTGTTTGCGGGCCTCGACCTCTCGTTGTTGGGAGACGACCTGCAGCCGGATCGCCTGGTGACGGCGGAGGATTTGGCGCGCGACGGCCTGGCTTTCCCGGCGTTTTATGGCGACGACATGCTGTTGCCCGTCGGCAAGACACCGGCCTATCTGGGGCAAGCGGCTGCGATTCTGATTTATCACGACTTTGCTCGCTTCCGCTTTGCCAAGGACAAGCTGAAATTCCGCGAAGATACCCTTAAATACGGTGCCGAGACCGGCCCGCTGGAGCGCGATCCCTGGGGCACCTTCCGCTATGTGCGGGTGGGTGGCGACCAGCCGTTCGATGACGATCGTTTCTCCAGCCTGAAAGACACGCCGATTTTCCCGGTATCGATGAAGAAACACCTGCCGGTGTGGCCGGAAGGCCGCGAAGGCGGCAAACTGGATCAGGAAGGCATGCATTATGCCGGGATGATCGCCGCAGAGCTGCAAACGCCGCCGGATGATTGGTTGGTGCTGTCGCGGCGCTACACCACGCAGTCCGTCGACACTTCGGCGCTGGAGCCGGACAACGCCAACGGCTGGTTCGATGAGGTGACGCAAACCCTGCATCTGGTGGTGCCGACCCAGTCGCCGCAAGAAGTGGCCGACGAAATGCCGCGTATGCTGGCCAAACGCAACCCGCCGGTGAAACAGCTGATTCTGCACCCTTGCTACACCGTCGGCTACGGTTCGAAAGATCACTATAACTTCCCTTATTACGGTGCGGTGGCGGCGATGTATGGCGACGGGCACCCGGTACGGCTGGCCAATGATCGCTTCGAGCAGTTCCAGACGGCGCTGAAGCGCCACGCCTTCGACATGAATTACCGCATTGCGGTCAACCGCCAAACCGGCGTTCTGCAATCATTCCACGCTGAGATGACGGCAGACGGTGGCGGCCGCAGCAACTTTACGCCGTCGGTGGTGATGGTGGCGGCGACGGCGGCGCAGTCGATTTACTACTTCCCGAAAAGCGATTTGTCTGCGGTGGGGCTGGCTTCGCGTGCCATCGACGCCGGTTCGGCACGCGGTTACGGCACGCTGCAAAGCATGGCCGCCACCGAGATGATGGTGGATGAACTGGCTGCCGAACTGAAGATCGACCCGATCGAGTTCCGCCTGCGCAACGTACTGAAGTCCGGGATGAAAAACACCCAGGGCGCCATTCCTGCCGGTGCGATCCGCGCCGATGAAGTGCTGGAGAAGGCGGCGAAGCATGAGATGTGGCTCAAACGCGCCGAACGCAAGGCGGAGTTCGAGGGCAAGAACCCGGGCAAACGCTATGGCGTCGGCTTCGGTTGCGTGCAAAAAGACTTCGGCACCGGCGCGGAAACCTCCTTTGCTCGCGTCGAACTGGGGGAAGACGGGCGCATCATGCTGCATCACAGCGGCGCAGAGATGGGGACCGGCATGTCGACGTCACAATCGGTGTTGTGCGCGCAGTGGCTGGGCAAACCGGCGGATGAGGCGCACTTTTCGGTGACCGACTGGTCAGTGCTGCCGATGACAACCAGCGGCGATCCTTACCTTATGTCGCAGGCCGAGCAGGACCGGTCGCAAACCAACCCCGCCTGGACGCCAAGCTACTGTTCGCCATCCAGCGCCAGCAACTCGGCGTATTACTTCTCCCACAGCACGCGCGAAGCGGCCCGGCTGATCTTCAACCAAGGCCTGTGGCCGGCAGCGATGGCGCTGTGGCAGGCGGGTATCGGCGGTGGCCAGGCGGCGCCGCTGGTGGTGCGCAGAGAGGACGCGCGCTGGGTAGAAGGCGGGCTGACTGCCGCCGGCATGGCGGTGTTGAGCCTGGAGACGTTGGCGAAAAAAGCCTACCAGATGGGCGGTATCACCGGCGCAGCGGTGCACGTGTTTAACCGCTGGCAGTGGGCGGAGGCGGATTTCACCCTGGGCGGCGATAGTGAACGCCTGCCGATCGACGGGCTGGCGGTACGCAATGCCAATGGCGAGTTCAAAACGCTGCCGCGTACCCAGGTCTATTACCCACCGACCCAGCGCAATAACGCGGCGGTGACCTATTACAGCGCCGTCGGCACGTTGGCGGAAGTGGCGGTGGATATCGCCACCGGCCAGGTGGAGCTGCTTAACCATCATTCGATCATGGAGTGCGGCAACCTGATTGTGCCGGAACTGGTTTCCGGCCAGTTGCAGGGCGGGCTGGCGATGGGCATCGGCCATGCGTTGCACGAATATTTACCCCTGTACGAAGACGGGCCGGGTAACGGCACCTGGAACTTTAACCGTTACCACCTGCCGCGCGCCAGCGATGTGGCGGTCTGGAAGCAGACCGGCGAAATCCTGCCTGCGCTGTCGGAAACCGATCCGCCAAAAGGCATGGCCGAAGTGGTGATGATCCCGGTGGTCGCCGCGCTGGTTAACGCCATCGCCGACGCCACTGGCCACCGTTTCCGTGATTTGCCCGTTCGTGCAGAAAATATTCGTGAGGTATTACAATGA
- the endA gene encoding deoxyribonuclease I, translating to MLRKILFMVAFIAGAAHAHGINNFSQAKTAAAKINQDAPGSFYCGCRIDWQGKKGIPDLNSCGYQARKNAQRAQRIEWEHVVPAWQFGHQLQCWQQGGRKNCNKDATYRQIETDLHNLQPAIGEVNGDRNNFMYSQWKGGEGQYGQCPMKVDFKNKQAEPPARARGTIARTYFYMRDRYQLRLSRQQTQLFEVWNRQYPVSQWECLREARIAKVQGNHNPYIQQACRQRKS from the coding sequence ATGCTTCGCAAAATTCTGTTTATGGTGGCTTTCATTGCAGGTGCCGCGCACGCCCACGGCATCAATAATTTCTCTCAGGCCAAGACCGCAGCGGCCAAAATCAATCAGGACGCGCCCGGCTCCTTTTACTGCGGTTGCCGGATCGACTGGCAGGGTAAAAAAGGCATTCCTGACCTCAACAGCTGCGGCTATCAGGCGCGTAAAAACGCCCAGCGCGCTCAGCGCATTGAATGGGAACACGTGGTGCCTGCCTGGCAGTTCGGCCACCAGCTGCAATGCTGGCAGCAGGGCGGCCGTAAAAACTGCAATAAAGACGCGACCTACCGCCAAATCGAAACCGATCTGCACAACCTGCAACCGGCTATCGGGGAAGTGAACGGCGATCGCAATAACTTTATGTACAGCCAGTGGAAAGGCGGCGAAGGCCAGTACGGCCAATGCCCGATGAAAGTGGATTTCAAAAATAAGCAGGCGGAGCCGCCGGCCCGCGCACGCGGCACCATTGCCCGCACCTATTTCTATATGCGCGACCGTTATCAACTGCGGCTTTCGCGCCAGCAAACCCAACTGTTCGAGGTGTGGAACCGCCAATATCCGGTCAGCCAATGGGAATGTCTGCGTGAAGCACGTATCGCAAAGGTTCAGGGCAACCACAACCCCTATATTCAACAGGCTTGCCGGCAGCGAAAAAGCTAA
- the fumA gene encoding class I fumarate hydratase FumA, with amino-acid sequence MSNKPFHYQDPFPLKKDDTEYYLLSRDHVSVSEFEGQEILKVAPEALTLLAQHAFHDASFMLRPAHQQQVADILDDPDASENDKYVALQFLRNSEIAAKGILPTCQDTGTAIIMGKKGQRVWTGGGDEEALSRGVYNTFIEDNLRYSQNAALDMYKEVNTGSNLPAQIDLYSVDGEEYKFLCVAKGGGSANKTYLYQETKALLSPGKLKDYLVDKMRTLGTAACPPYHVAFVIGGTSAEATLKTVKLASTKYYDGLPTEGNEHGQAFRDVALEEELLKEAQNLGLGAQFGGKYFAHDIRVVRLPRHGASCPVGMGVSCSADRNIKGKINRDGIWLEKLEHNPGKFIPQELRQAGEGEAIKVDLNRPMADILKQLSQYPVSTRLSLSGTIIVGRDIAHAKLKERLDRGEGLPQYVKDHPIYYAGPAKTPDGYASGSLGPTTAGRMDSYVDLLQSHGGSMIMLAKGNRSQQVTDACNKHGGFYLGSIGGPAAVLAQQSIKSLTCVEYPELGMEAIWKIEVEDFPAFILVDDKGNDFFQKIQAGQCSRCVK; translated from the coding sequence ATGTCGAATAAACCGTTCCATTATCAAGATCCGTTCCCGCTGAAGAAAGACGATACCGAATACTATCTGCTGAGCCGCGATCACGTTTCTGTGAGTGAGTTTGAAGGCCAGGAAATCCTGAAAGTTGCCCCAGAAGCCTTAACCTTGCTCGCACAGCATGCCTTCCATGACGCTTCGTTCATGCTGCGCCCGGCGCACCAACAACAGGTCGCCGATATCCTTGACGATCCGGACGCCAGCGAAAACGATAAGTACGTTGCGCTGCAATTTCTGCGTAACTCAGAAATCGCCGCCAAGGGTATTTTGCCAACCTGCCAGGACACCGGCACCGCGATCATCATGGGGAAAAAGGGCCAGCGCGTCTGGACCGGCGGCGGCGATGAAGAAGCGCTGTCGCGCGGGGTGTACAACACCTTTATCGAAGACAACCTGCGTTATTCGCAAAACGCCGCGCTGGACATGTACAAAGAGGTCAACACCGGCAGCAACCTGCCGGCGCAGATCGATCTCTATAGCGTGGACGGTGAAGAATACAAGTTCCTGTGCGTCGCCAAAGGCGGCGGCTCAGCCAACAAAACCTATCTGTATCAGGAAACCAAGGCGCTGCTGTCGCCAGGCAAGCTGAAAGATTATCTGGTCGATAAAATGCGCACGCTGGGCACCGCGGCCTGCCCGCCGTACCACGTGGCGTTTGTCATCGGGGGCACTTCGGCTGAAGCTACGCTGAAAACCGTCAAGCTGGCGTCGACCAAGTATTACGACGGCCTGCCGACCGAAGGCAACGAACACGGCCAGGCGTTCCGTGATGTGGCGCTGGAAGAAGAGCTGCTGAAAGAAGCGCAGAATCTGGGGCTGGGCGCGCAATTTGGCGGTAAATACTTTGCGCACGATATCCGCGTGGTGCGTTTGCCGCGCCACGGCGCATCCTGCCCGGTCGGCATGGGCGTTTCCTGCTCCGCAGACCGCAATATCAAGGGCAAAATCAACCGTGACGGCATCTGGCTCGAGAAGCTGGAGCACAATCCGGGCAAATTTATCCCGCAGGAGCTGCGCCAGGCCGGGGAAGGCGAGGCGATCAAGGTCGACCTCAACCGCCCGATGGCCGATATCCTCAAGCAGCTGTCGCAGTATCCGGTATCGACCCGCCTGTCGCTGAGCGGCACCATCATCGTGGGCCGCGACATCGCGCACGCCAAATTGAAAGAGCGGCTGGATCGCGGCGAAGGTTTGCCGCAATACGTTAAGGATCACCCGATTTACTACGCCGGCCCGGCCAAAACGCCGGACGGTTACGCCTCGGGTTCGTTGGGGCCGACCACCGCCGGGCGCATGGATTCTTACGTTGATCTGCTGCAATCCCACGGTGGCAGCATGATCATGCTGGCGAAGGGTAACCGCAGCCAGCAAGTGACGGATGCCTGCAACAAACACGGCGGTTTCTATCTTGGCAGCATCGGCGGCCCGGCAGCGGTTCTGGCGCAGCAAAGCATCAAGAGCCTGACCTGCGTGGAATACCCGGAACTGGGGATGGAAGCGATCTGGAAAATCGAAGTGGAAGACTTCCCGGCGTTTATTCTGGTGGATGACAAAGGCAATGACTTCTTCCAGAAGATCCAGGCCGGCCAGTGCTCGCGCTGCGTGAAATAA
- a CDS encoding nucleotidyltransferase family protein, giving the protein MTTGIVIAAAGRGERFSQAGGEGNKLNAEFADETGRRRPLFEHTLRRALASGLPIWVVTRPDNLWVQQVCAAYQVPVTLIASAGLGDSIAAGVGATPHWQGWLIHLADMPFVTPDIFRLVADALRHHAIARPCFDRRPGHPVGFAAPLYKKLCQLRGDNGARELLQGEAVYLLPLDRASVVQDIDLPSQLPASE; this is encoded by the coding sequence ATGACAACAGGCATAGTGATCGCCGCCGCCGGGCGTGGGGAACGTTTTTCGCAGGCCGGTGGCGAAGGCAACAAATTAAACGCTGAGTTTGCGGATGAGACGGGTCGCCGGCGCCCGTTGTTTGAACATACCTTGCGCCGGGCGCTGGCCTCCGGTCTGCCGATATGGGTCGTCACCCGGCCGGATAACCTGTGGGTACAGCAGGTTTGCGCCGCGTATCAGGTGCCGGTCACGCTGATCGCCAGCGCAGGTCTCGGGGATTCCATTGCCGCCGGCGTTGGCGCTACGCCGCACTGGCAGGGCTGGTTGATCCATCTGGCGGATATGCCGTTCGTCACACCCGACATCTTCCGGTTGGTCGCCGATGCGCTGCGGCATCATGCGATAGCTCGCCCCTGTTTCGACCGACGGCCTGGCCACCCGGTCGGCTTTGCCGCTCCACTGTACAAAAAGCTTTGCCAGTTGCGCGGTGATAATGGCGCACGCGAACTGCTGCAAGGGGAAGCGGTTTATCTGTTGCCTCTTGATCGGGCAAGCGTCGTGCAGGATATTGATCTTCCGTCACAGCTACCGGCCAGCGAGTAA
- a CDS encoding YqgE/AlgH family protein → MNLQHHFLIAMPSLQDPRFKRSVIYVCEHNEDGAMGLVINKPVEQFTVETVLSKLKIMPPARNPAISLDKPVFAGGPLADDRGFILHTPRSGFGSSIQISQDTMITTSKDVLETLGTPEQPDDVLVALGYAGWEKGQLEQEVLENAWLTIEADTDILFHTPIASRWREAANLLGIDIRSIANHAGHA, encoded by the coding sequence ATGAATTTACAGCACCATTTTCTTATCGCCATGCCATCTCTTCAGGATCCTCGCTTCAAACGCTCGGTGATTTACGTCTGCGAGCACAATGAAGACGGCGCCATGGGCCTGGTGATCAACAAGCCGGTGGAACAGTTCACGGTGGAAACGGTGCTGAGCAAGCTGAAGATCATGCCGCCCGCCCGCAATCCGGCCATCAGCCTGGATAAACCGGTATTCGCCGGCGGCCCATTGGCGGACGATCGCGGGTTTATCCTGCATACGCCGCGCAGTGGCTTTGGCTCCAGCATTCAGATCTCGCAGGACACCATGATCACCACCTCGAAAGACGTGCTGGAAACGCTCGGCACCCCGGAACAGCCGGATGACGTACTGGTGGCGCTCGGCTATGCCGGCTGGGAAAAAGGCCAGCTGGAACAGGAAGTGCTGGAAAACGCCTGGCTGACCATAGAAGCCGACACCGACATTTTGTTTCATACGCCGATCGCCAGCCGCTGGCGCGAGGCCGCCAACCTTCTTGGCATCGATATCCGCAGCATTGCCAACCACGCAGGACACGCCTGA
- a CDS encoding SprT family zinc-dependent metalloprotease, which produces MNKVRIPIALQQAVMRCLREKLQLARQHYSVEFPEPKVVYQQRGTTAGTAWLQAWEIRLNPVLLMENQQPFIDEVVPHELAHLLVFRQFGRVPPHGREWRHMMENVLRVPASRTHQFEIASVQSKTFPYLCGCQQHQLTVRRHNRVLRGESEYRCRQCGERLRFIASEKH; this is translated from the coding sequence ATGAACAAAGTAAGAATCCCCATTGCGCTGCAACAGGCGGTAATGCGCTGTCTGCGGGAAAAGCTTCAGCTGGCCCGCCAGCATTATTCCGTCGAGTTTCCTGAACCCAAAGTCGTTTACCAGCAGCGCGGCACCACTGCGGGCACCGCCTGGCTGCAAGCCTGGGAAATCAGGCTGAATCCGGTGCTGTTAATGGAAAATCAGCAACCGTTTATCGACGAAGTGGTGCCGCATGAGCTGGCGCACCTGCTGGTGTTTCGCCAGTTTGGCCGCGTGCCGCCGCATGGCCGCGAATGGCGCCATATGATGGAAAACGTCTTGCGGGTGCCCGCCAGCCGCACACACCAGTTTGAAATCGCCTCGGTGCAAAGCAAAACCTTCCCCTACCTGTGCGGTTGTCAGCAGCACCAGCTCACCGTACGCCGCCACAATCGGGTGCTGCGCGGTGAAAGCGAATACCGCTGCCGCCAGTGCGGCGAAAGACTGAGATTTATCGCTAGCGAAAAGCATTAA